TTAGTGGGGTGTGAAGGGCCTCTGGGGCTGTCTCTCGCCTTTAATTGTTGCCATCTCTCCATCAGCTCTCAGGAGGGTGTTACCCCCATTTTGTGCAGGAGAAACCCAAGGCCCAGAGGAGGAAGTGGCCTGGCcaaggctgggggcgggggcgcgatCCTGTCTTCCTCGTATTTAACGTGCACCAAGTTAGCCCTACCCCTCAGCCCCAAATTCTCAGGTCTCACTTCTTTCAACCAGCTGTGGAGGCAGTGAAGCCCCAGAAGATTGGGGATGTAGCCAGATGTGGGAATGGTTTTCCTGGTTTGTCAGATAGCATCGTTCAGAGGCAAAGGGACGAGAAGGATGAACCccaggaagaaaaaagtgaaggATGATTCTGCTCAGAATCATCTCCTGGCAAGGCCTCCCTCAGAGAAAAAGCCAGAGTTTGCCCCCTGGCCGGTGAGGCCCCATACCCTCTGCCCCCTAAAGCTCTCCAACCTTGACTCTTCCCACTTTCCCCTTCACTCACTACACTGCAGCGATGCTGACCGCCCCGTGCTCCTCATACAGCCCAGGGGCATTCCTACCACAGGACCTTTGCGCTGGCCCTTCCTGACATTTGGAACTCTCTGATCCCAGCTAGCCCCatagctccctccctctccttcctcagatCTTCACTCAAAAGTCACTTTGTCAATGAGAGGGTCCATGACCACCCCATTTAATACTGCAACAGCcctcactgcacacacacacacacacacacacacattccattcCACTTCCCTGCTgtaattttctttcagcactgtCACCACCCGacaaagtgtattttcttttctttttttaaattttttttaatgtttattcattattgagagatagagagaaactgagcatgagcaggggaggggcagagagagggggagacacagaatctgaagcaggctccaggctctgagctgtcagcacagagtccgacgcggggctcgaactcaccaaccgtgagatcatgacctgagccgaagttggacgcccaaccgactgagccacccaggcgcccctgtattttcttATTCGTTTGTCTTCCCCCCCACTGAGGGGCAGCTcagtgagggcagggactgttgCCTATACTGTTCGCTTACTGAACACCTCCTGTGCCCTGGGCTCAGTTTAGGCACTGGGGATGCGGGAGTGGGCAAAAAGACAAAACTCCTCCACTCATAGAGCTCACGTCCTGGAAAAGGAGATGGGCCGTCGAAATAAGCACGTAATTCTGTGGTAACAAGAGGGCAGTGTAGGagatgagacagagaaaatgagataGAGGATGACGGGGCTGCTGTTTAGCCCGCGTGGCTGAGGTGGGCTTCTCTGAGGAGATGACTTTCGGGCCGTGGCCTGGACAGAATGACGGGGtcagtcttcttcttcttcttttttttttaagtgtatctatttatttagagagatagcagagaagggacagagagagggagagagagaatcccaagcaggctctgcacagtcagtgtggagcctgacacggggctcgaacccaacgAGCCAcacgagatcgtgccctgagctgaaaccaagagtcagatgcttcaccgacggagccacccaggcggccctggaaCGGTTGGAGGCCTCTGTGCCCAAAGGAACGGGCTAGGGACAGTGTTCAGGAGGGCTGGTAAGGTCCCGGCACATaccttgtattttcttctaagtaagtggggtgggagggaagaaaaggccCCCTGACATGCTCACAAGTTCTCTTGGCTGTGTGTGGGAAATGGTCGGGGCAGGGAACAGGGAGCCCAGGAGAAAGTGTTTTAGCCAGAGTAGAGGTCATGGAGAAGGATTAGTGGAGCAAAGGTTAGACTTTGGATCATCTTGCAGTTGGAGCCAcggaaactcgctctctctcgaGTCTTCTCTCTGAGGGACCACTCCCACCACCGACTCCTGCCAAAAGCCTGTCTCCTGTGCCATCTGGCATAATGGTGACAAGCATGACCTCTGGAGCCAGTGCATGGTCCCGGGCTTACAATTCCAGTGCCGTTACTCACGAgccagtgtgaccttgggcaagtgactttaaTGTCCGGTGCCTCAGTTTACTCCCAGTAAAACTGGCGATGGTAATAGCCACCTCATAGGGTCGTTGTGAGGATAAAGTGAGTAACGGCCCTATCAATGTCAGCATTTATGTATTTCACACCCCATATGCGATCCCTGGCAAAGCCCTGTGTGAGCGGCTTTCTCGAAACACTGGCGGTGGTGTGGGGGTTCAAATCTGCCAAGTCTGAGTTCTGACCGCTAGTTGGGGCagtggatggggagggagggtgcctgggggggagggggggtactACGTGAGCCTCCTCGTGCCTCCCCACCAGGCATCGACCTCACGGACATGGCTTCGGATATCCTCCAGCCCCAAGGAGATGATGTGGCCCGCATCAGCTGGCAGCTCCGTAACCTCATCAGCAGATACCAAGAGAGCTTCAATGTCATCGAGAAGGTGCAGGGGCAGGCAGggcaccacccccagccccgtcCACCTCTTCCAGACCAGCCCTGACCACCACCCGCTTCCGTTCCCTTGCAGTGCCCTAAACCGGTGATCGCCGCCATCCACGGGGCCTGTATTGGTGCGGGTGAGTACGCAGACACCCGCCACGCATCCGGGCACCCACGCTGGCCGGGCGCCTATGGGCTGCCGCCCTTCCGCCTCGGCCACTGACCGCCAGCCTCAGATCAGTTGCTAGCTCAACTCGGTCCAGGGGTGCGACCCCACCACCTGGGAGGAGGGGTTGGTTCCTGTGGTTGCTTAATGCCCCTGGCCTCCACCTCGCAGGCGTGGACCTCGTCACTGCGTGTGACATCCGGTACTGTGCCCAGGATACTTTCTTCCAGGTGAAGGTGAGCCGTCCTCCCCGAGCTTCTGTGTCCTCGGATCCTGCATAGAGCTGGGCAGCGAgtggctgggtgggggcagagcagTGACAGGGGAGGCTaagggagcggggtgggggagaagggagggcttGGAGTGAGCCCGGAGGGCTTCACGGAAGAGTCAAGCAGAACTGCACCTTAAAAAGTAACACTTTTGGCCATGAAGGAAGTCAAGGGGAGGCCATGCAGTCTACGTGGGGTTAGGAGTGAGTAAAGGTACGGGGGTGGAGATGCGGCTGGGGTTGCTGCTGGGATCAGTCCTGGAGAGGACGTAGACAGGATGGAACCCGTAGAGGCAGGAAGGGGGTCAGATGGGCAGAGTTTGAGGGCTTCCCTCTGGAGATAGACGTGGCCGACCCTAAGAAGTTGGGAGGGCAGAGGAATTGGGAAGTGGGCTGTATTCTAGGCTGAAAGAAGTTACCTGAGTAAAAGCATGTGGATGGCAATGAAatggggtgttgggggggggggcagtctctGAGGTGGGTATGGAATGTGCCTCTACAGTAAATACGGAATTTCACTGGCACTGAGGTTACACGGTGGGGGGCAGTATCGGGCACAAACCAAGCTCTAATACGATGGCCCGCCCCAGGAGGTGGACATAGGTTTGGCAGCTGATGTGGGAACGCTGCAGCGACTGCCCAAAGTCATCGGAAACCAGAGGTGAGCGGAGCAGCCGAGGGAGGGGACCCCGGGCATCTCCCGGGCCCAGGATGAGGGCCGTCCCGTGATAGGCTTTCCCCGCTTTCTTGCAGCCTGGTCAACGAGCTGGCCTTCACTTCCCGCAAGATGATGGCTGATGAGGCCCTGGGCAGTGGTCTGGTCAGGTAGGGGCCGAGGCCTGGGCTGGTTGAAGGCTCCGGCGCAACCTGGGCAGGGCTCTTTGGGTCCCCGTGTATCTTCACAGATTCCACTCTCTGGGTGGTCAACTCTTTATTCTGGGGTCCAGTGCCCTGCTCTGATTGGTCTCTCTCACTGGGCGGTTTTCCGCTTTCCACTGTGGTTGGCCAATTCTTCATCCGTGGGAACCTTCCCAGAACCCCCCACACCCCATTACGGATTCCCTTCGTCCGCAGCCGGGTGTTCCCAAACAAGGAGGACATGCTTGAGGCAGCCTTCACCCTGGCGGAAGAGATTTCCACCAAGAGCCCTGTGGCAGTGCAGAGCACCAAAGTCAACCTGATCTATTCCCGCAACCATTCCGTGGCCGAGAGTCTCAACTACATGGTAAGGCTCTCCGTCCAGCCAATCACAGCCCCTCTCCAGTCCCAGAGCGACCAATCAGGGCCCCTGCAAGCAGACCTCTGCAGGCCTTGCCCTCCGATTGGTGCGCTGTCTCTTCCCTGTTTTTCATTGGCCCAACTCCATTCCCTGCCCTTGCCATTATGCTCCACCCTCTTCATCCAGGCCACCTGGAACATGAGCATGCTGCAAACCCAGGACATCGTTAAGTCTGTCCAGGCTGCATTGGAGAAGAAGGACCTGAAGAGCGTGAACTTCTCCAAGCTCTGAGAGCCCCCACGGGCCAGGCCTTGCCCCTTGTCCCACCTCAtgccagtttcctcatccacagaGAAGGAGGATTAGTGAGGATCGTCGCCTCCGTGCCTTCATGCCTGATCTCCCAATTTATAGCTGGGACACTGATTTCCTCATGCCCAGGGCCTTATCTTCACCCAAACAATAAAGCTACTTAAGGAACCCGGTGTCTTTATTgcaaagagaggagaggcagCAAGGAGCCAAGATGCGCCTACAGCGGTGCTGAATGTTGGGGACAGAGATTCGGCCAATGGGAATGGGAGCCACGCAGGCGATGCCCATTCAGAGCTGGCAGTGGGCAGCCCAGGGCCAATAGAAAGTCTGGCAGGGGCGGGGCAAGCAAAAGTCAGTGCCTTCTGCGGGCCTAAGGGCTGCGGCTGGTCTCCCTGcctgctccaggctccagagcaCCCTTCACCCTGCCTGGCACCCACTCACTGCATAGCCTAATGGGATGCGACGCTGGAGTCTGGCTAGAGTTCTGCTGCTACCCAGTCTCGGGCCAACAGCCTCACTTCTTTAAGCTTCAGGTTTTCATGTCCGTAGATAAGCCCAACCTCCTGGGTTTACGTTTAGAACGAATGCAAGAGGCCAAGGATTAATTTAATGCCTTCTATATGCCAAGTCCTGTTCTGAGCATTTATTCCCTGAGTGACTCCTTTCAAGGCTTCTATGAGGTCGATACTACTAATAATCCCCCTTTTACAGTTGGGCAAATCGGGAAATTGAGGTTCAGGCCAAACTAATGCAAGACCAAACAGCCAGGAAGTGGCCAAGGCAAGATCTGAACCCAGCACCCCTGGCTCCAGAAGTCGTGATCTGTGCAGtccagggcacccgggtggctcattcggtcgggcagccgacttcagctctcgtgttttgtgagttcgagccccgcgtccggctctgtgctgacagcccggagcctgcttgggatctgtgtctccctttctctgcgcccctcctcctgctcgtgccctgtctgccaaaaatgaggaaatgctaagaaattttttaattaattatttatttaattaaaaactataCAGTCCAGTGTGCACGGGTCCGGCATGCAGTGGGCATGCAAATGCCTTCCGCAGTTCCTAAGAGTGTCCAGGGCATCCAGCTCCTCCCTGCTTTCACCCACTCCCATTGCCCATCTGTCACAGGTCGCGCCTGCAGCCTTGCCCTGCCCAACCCTCCTGGACTCACCCTCCCTCTGCTAACAAAGGTCTGGGCAGGCTTTTATGGGCTCTGATAAGGCCCTGGCGGGGCTGAAGTTCACTACACTTCCTCTTTGCGGAAGGGCCTGAAGGAGGGGGCTCTGACCTGAGTCCTCCTGACCTGACCCAGATAGATGAACTGGGTTCTGACTGGTTACCAGTGAGGCTAGTAAGAAAAGGGACACAAGGGGGTGCCCTAGAAAAAGATGGGAGCCGGGAATGCCCCGGAAGAGGGGCCCTGTGGACCCTGCCCCGCCAGCCACTCCCTTATCCTCGGGTATAAGAGCCACCCCCCTCCTGCCATCTGCCACCATTCCCCACTCCTGCACCTCTTCTCACCGGACGACGACGAGCCACCAGCCCTGCCTCTCAAGATGGCCTATGTCCCTGCACCCGGCTACCAGCCCACCTACAACCCGGTGAGATAGCGGCCCAGGCCCCAACCGCAGGCCCCGGCTTAGTTTCACCCTGAACCTCACACACCAATTTCCTCTCATCCTGATTCCTCAGAggtgcccccgcccccaaccttgACTCTGATTTACCCGATACTGACCCTGGGGCTTGATTTACTCCCATCCTGACGCCCTGGCTCTTCATATCCACACTGACGCTCGGCTCTCTTCACCTTCCCGCGGACCCTTCACCCCTAGTGTCCCAATGAGAGTGCGGGGGGGCTTCTCGATGAGGGGTAAAGCCTCACCAGGCCCCTTCCACAGACTCTGCCCTACAACAAGCCCATCCCGGGTGGTCTCTGCATCGGAATGTCTGTTTACATCCAAGGAGTGGCTAGCGAGCACATGAAGAGGTAAGGCACTCCCCTCCAGCCAGGCTAGGCTAGGAGGGGCTACAAACAGGGGCTTCCGCCCTAATGCAGAagaccttcttccttcctgcttgGAAAGGGGAGCTCTGTGCCCCTGCACCCGATGGCCAAAGATCAGCCCTAGCCCCTGGGCCGTCCAGGACTTGGTGACCAggagcagggagcctgggggctgggaggcatCAGGGAGGCTCACGGAGAGAGGCAGCCCAGCCCGGGAGCTGGGATGTTGGACTGGAATTGATGGGCGTGATAGCATGAATTCAGATCACAGGCTCTGAGCTCGGCCTGGCCAGCTCTGTGACTGGCCAACCGTGTGACCGGGGAAAGGCACCATGCCTCTCTGTGCTTTAGATTCCCGGCTGTAAAACGGGATTGTCTTGAGGGTTCAATGTGTAAAACTGGAAAGTAAGCACTAAAATaagtcttaacatttttttagggCCTTAAAATGGTGATAAAGATGGAAGCGAGCTGAAGGCATTGTTGTTTCTCGCTCGTTGGTTTTTTGGTCATTTTGGGCCCACTGTGTGcctaggcactggggacagagCAGTCGACAGGGCCAAGATCTCTGCCCACAAGGAGCTGACATCCTAGTAGAGCGGAGaggtgaaagacaaaaatcaaatctgtaatcaaaatcaaaaatcaaagtGGTGATAAGTGCTAAGCAGACAAACTGGGAAAGGAGTTGGGGAATGgatgtgggggggagggaccCTGTGGCATTGTCCCTTTAAATAGGGTAGCGGGGTGGGAACCCTTCAAAGACccacagaagaggagagagggagcctgGGAGTATAGGCGGATAGAAAGAACAGCCcttgcaaaggccctgaggtgggggtgtgtgtgcccaGTTGGAATAACTTCAGGGATGCTGGCCTGAGGGAAGGGGTGGGTCATGTGGGTTCCTAGGTCCCCCCTGGCTGCTGGTGGGGAAAGGCCTCCAGgtcagggagggagcagagaggttCCTAGGACAATGCCCGGCCCTTGGAAATGCAGGAGTCCCAGCTGTAGTCTTATTTAAagttggcaggggctgggggggcggtGGTCTGGTTAAGGGAAGGGAATAAGCACGGCAGTCCTCCTGGACTCCAGGGCactacccccgcccccctctctcgGGTCAGCAGTGCCCAAGTGTGCTGTCCCGTTTTGTCGTTCCC
This genomic interval from Panthera leo isolate Ple1 chromosome E2, P.leo_Ple1_pat1.1, whole genome shotgun sequence contains the following:
- the ECH1 gene encoding delta(3,5)-Delta(2,4)-dienoyl-CoA isomerase, mitochondrial, translating into MAASLRFPDLLIRRLMAPTPQGLSLSLRPMSSKAQEEAPKEAPDHSYESLRVTAAQKHILHVQLNRPEKRNAINRACWREMVECFSKIAQDPDCRAVVISGAGKLFTSGIDLTDMASDILQPQGDDVARISWQLRNLISRYQESFNVIEKCPKPVIAAIHGACIGAGVDLVTACDIRYCAQDTFFQVKEVDIGLAADVGTLQRLPKVIGNQSLVNELAFTSRKMMADEALGSGLVSRVFPNKEDMLEAAFTLAEEISTKSPVAVQSTKVNLIYSRNHSVAESLNYMATWNMSMLQTQDIVKSVQAALEKKDLKSVNFSKL